The DNA window GctaatatttttgttgatgaaAATAATCACTGAGTTGAATTTGATGCTGATTATCATTACTGAaccttgaatttgttgctgtgTTGCTGAAATAATCACTTAGccaattttttgttgttgccATAAATCATCTTTGgagttaaattttttgttggtgAAAATGATCATAGTTGAATTTGTAATTGAAAATTATCAATCAGCTGAATTTGTTGCTGTAAGAATAGATTTGgtataattaattgaatttagtttttaattagtttgttaatcattaatttattgatttatttttgctAGAATTTTGATACTTGATTGTTATTAATGTGTTTGTAAAGACATGCTTttgaatctttaattttaaacttattttttttaattttatatttatattgaaTTGTGACCCAGTGACTCAGTCTCGATTACCAGTTGGGTTTTGATAACTATGGTATCCACCAAAATATAGAacagaaaaagacaaaaaagacCCTGACCTAACCTCTCATCTCTTTTCTCGTCTCTTCTCCATTCGCTGCCTCTGCCACTCGGCTCTGCTCTTCTGCACTGTGTTTTTCCTCTTGCTGCCGGTCTCTGTTCTGAAAGGTACTGATCCTTCTGCCCTTTTTTTTtggctatttttttttaatctaataccAATGTGGATGCTATAATTCTGTAACTGTTACTGTTACTGCTGCCATGTTGCTATGTTCAAATGTATTTTATTAGAGTGACCTTAGATGAAAATTCTTAATGAATTTGGGAGAAACTTGTAGATGAATGTTGCTAGGTTTGGAGATGAATTTAAGTGAAAATTCTCAATCTGTGTATTTGGAGATAAATTTAGTTGTAATAGTTTCTGTTTTGGTTGAGGTATGATGAGTTCTGTGATACTCTCCAGTTTTGTTGATTTGCAAATCACACTAATTTTGCCTCTGTTTGCTTGATTGATTATTGCTAGTAAAGGAAGAAACATAGAAAGGAATAGAGACCCTTTTGCTGTGCAAGTTTCCAACCTTTTTTTGTTATCTGGTTGGAttaaagaatagaaaaagaaatggaggatgatggagttcGGCGCATGTCCAGCAGAACACGAAAGGTTGCTTCGAAAATGGTTGCGGCTCTTGCCAGCACTGATAACCGAACCCAGGTATCATCTATAATCAAATGGGTTTCCAGCTattagttctttttttttatatatttgggGGAATCAATTTTCAGTGGTTTTGGTTATAGCTGAAAATTTGGACATTTGGGGTTTTTGTGACATTTTTTAGGCAGCTATTGCACGACTTGATGCTTTGGAGAATGACAATGCAGGATTTGAGGTGGCAGAtgctaataatgatgatgatgaggccTCTCTAGACGATGAAGAAGGTTtggtttattaattttagttttgctGAGGCTTGTGCATAAAACCTTTTTCTGAATATTCATGATATGGTTCAAACTTCAAAGATAGTTGTTTAATTGTTTTCTACAGATCTTTGATCCTTTgaattgtttttttcttttgagctatatgtattttctttttcattgaaTATTTTATGATGCATGAAGCTTGTTCGTTGAATTATGTATTTCGTTACACATACCATGAAAAAAGAAgattgctttttgttttgttgatatATGGTATTTGTTTTGATCCCCTTATTTATGGGACCTGTTTCATggttcttttgggtgtattgaTTTGTGAATGGGATTTATGTTAAGTACTTCCTTGTTGGACCTGTGTTGTTTCAGGGTATATGCAAAAAAAGCAATCTAAGAGCACCAAAAGGAAAACTCGGCAAGCAAAAGCACTTGAGGCTAGGAAGGCTCCAAGAACATTCCTTGAGCTTATACACGAGGTGATTATGAAGAAATTctcaatttattattattattattttattttattttgtgacttTTTCTTCTGCCACAATTTCTTCATTGGCCTCCAATTAACTCCCTCTATGAATGCAGGCAAACTtagaatcattgcctccacatGTTCCTTCTTATTTGAGAGCAGCAGTTGGACCTCCAAGTTCAACCTCCCGTCGCCACTTCTGTACTGTTTGTGGTTTCTCAGCTAG is part of the Arachis duranensis cultivar V14167 chromosome 1, aradu.V14167.gnm2.J7QH, whole genome shotgun sequence genome and encodes:
- the LOC107473643 gene encoding SWR1 complex subunit 6, with amino-acid sequence MEDDGVRRMSSRTRKVASKMVAALASTDNRTQAAIARLDALENDNAGFEVADANNDDDEASLDDEEGYMQKKQSKSTKRKTRQAKALEARKAPRTFLELIHEANLESLPPHVPSYLRAAVGPPSSTSRRHFCTVCGFSASYTCVRCGMRFCSYRCQNVHNDTRCLKFVA